The Terriglobales bacterium genome includes the window GTGTCGGTAACGAAATAGCGCTGCCGGTCGGCCTCGTGATCGTAGCCGATCACGGTTCCTTCCGGAATGTGGACGTCGCGGTCGATGATTGCGCGGCGTATCCGGCAGTGGCGACCGATGTTGACGTGGCTGAAGACGATGGAAGAATCGACTTCCGCGAACGAGTTGACGCGGACATCCGGCGAGAACACTGAATTGCGTACGGCGCCACCGGAGATGATGCAACCGGCAGAGATGACGGAGTCGAGCGCAGTGCCGGTACGTCCGGCTTCGTTGAAAACGAACTTCGCCGGAGGATACTGGCGCTGGTGCGTGCGCATGGGCCAGTCGCGGTCGTATAAGTTGAAGACCGGCGACACCGAAACGAGGTCCATGTTGGCCTCGTAGTAGGCATCGAGGGTCCCCACGTCGCGCCAGTACAACGCTTCCTTCTTGTTCTCGTCGATGAAGTTGAACGAGTAAATCTTGTAGTCGTCCACCATTCGGGGAAGGATGTTGTGGCCGAAGTCGTGGCGCGATTCCGGGTCCTCAGCGTCCTTCAGCAGGACGGGAATGAGCACATCGGTGTTGAAGATGTACACGCCCATGGAGCCGGAAACCATCGCCGGGTTATAGGGAGACCGGATGGTGGTTACGCGCGGCTTCTCCTGAAAACCCGTAATGCGGCCGTCGCGGTCGATTTCCACGACGCCGAAGTGACGGGTTTCGCTGGGATCGATCAAGATGGTCGCAAGCGTTACATCAGCACCGGAGTCCTTGTGCTGCTGCAACATGCGTCCGTAGTTCATCTTGTAGATGTGATCGCCCGAGAGAATCAGGACGTGCTTGGGCTGCTCCGCACCGATGGAGTAAATGTTCTGATAAACGGCGTCGGCGGTGCCCAGATACCAGTTCTCGCTGACCCGCTTCATGGGAGGCAGGATCTCGACGAATTCGCCGAGGTTGCTGGCGACAATGCTCCAGCCTTCGCGGATGTGACGGTTCAGAGAAAGGGCTTTGTATTGCGTGAGGATATAAACGCGACGCAGGTCGGAGTTGATGCAGTTGGACAGCGTGATATCGATGATTCGATAGATGCCGCCGAATGTTACTGCCGGCTTGGCACGGTCGCGTGTCAGCGGGTACAGCCGCTCTCCTGCGCCACCTGCTAGCAGAACTCCAAGCGTGTCTTTCATGCTTCAGTCCGAAGGATACGAGGTGCAGTTACGTTACGAGGGCCGATAAAGAAAAACTCATTAAGAACTGAAATGGTAGCACATAGTGGCATGGGCACTTCCGTGCGAAAGATTGGTACTACCGTTCAAAAAATCTTGGAAGCGAGCCTGCCGTGAATGGTTCGCTTGCGGCAGAAAATCCGTTTAGAAAGTTAGTTCGTCAGGCGGCATCGTCGAGCGAGATGCGAAGCGATTTCAGAAATTTCATATCCTGGGTATTGACCTTGAATTCGGGCTCAGAGGACTTGCGTCCGACGCTAACCGGGCCCTTGGCGGTGGGTTCTTCCGCTTTGTTGAAACCGATGGTGGCTTCCAGGACGAGGAAAACGTCGTAACCGCCAGCCTTGATTTTGGCGATAACCTCGGAGATCTGCTCGGAATCTGAAAGGGAGTCGTTGATGGCCTCTCCCAGTTCTTTCATCAGCTGCTTCAACTTTGGATTCAAGGGTCCCTCGCAGTCTCCGTATTAGCCTCTAGTGTGTTTTGATGCAGCCGGACGAGTTCGGGTTTTTGACCACAGAAGGTTGTGATGTTTGTCCTGTGGCCTGATTCGGCTGCGGGTTATACGATGAACGGGTGCCGGAACCAACAGGAACAGACAAATTCAGGGCAGTCAGCCGTGTTATAGGGAGGCAAGCCGGACAGAGCCGCTGGAGCAGGGCGGGTTACCACGCCGGACGCGGGTTCCTGAACACGGCGCGAAACGCGCTACATGCGTTGTTCCACCAGGTGATGGGATTGTTCTTCCTGGTGTTTGGGTTAGTGGTGGCGTACGGGGCGTTTCGTGAATATCGGGCCTATACGGCGGGAAAGATGGGGCCGGGGCGCGCCATTATGGCGGCGGTGCTCGCGGCGATGTTCCTCTATTTTGCGATCAGCGCGTTTATACGGGCTGGCCGGAAGAAGTGAGCAATCAAGCTATGGCTGAGTCGAAGCAGTCTCTTAAGCAGGAACCGCAGTTTGCGACAACATCGAAGATCCCTGTCGAGCCGTTGTATACGCCCAGCGACCTGGAGGGGTGGTCATACGACAGTGAGGTCGGCTATCCGGGAGAGTATCCGTACACGCGTGGTGTCCACCCGACGATGTACCGGGGACGGCTGTGGACGATGCGTCAGTACGCCGGCATGGGCGACGCTGAGGAGTCGAATAAGCGATACAAGTACCTGCTGTCGCAAGGCACGACCGGCCTGAGCGTCGCGTTCGATCTGCCCACGCAGATCGGTATGGACTCCGATAGTCCGATGGCGATGGGGGAAGTCGGCAAAGTAGGCGTGGCGATCGATTCCATTGAGGACATGGAACGCCTATTCAGCGGGATCAAGCTGGACACGATCTCCACTTCCATGACGATCAACGCGACCGCGACCATTTTGCTAGCCCTGTACATCGCAGTGGCGAAGCGACAGGGAAGTGAGGTCCGGAAACTTGCCGGGACGGTGCAGAACGACATCCTGAAGGAGTACATCGCGCGCGGAACGTATATCTACCCGCCGGAGCAGGCG containing:
- the glgC gene encoding glucose-1-phosphate adenylyltransferase; its protein translation is MKDTLGVLLAGGAGERLYPLTRDRAKPAVTFGGIYRIIDITLSNCINSDLRRVYILTQYKALSLNRHIREGWSIVASNLGEFVEILPPMKRVSENWYLGTADAVYQNIYSIGAEQPKHVLILSGDHIYKMNYGRMLQQHKDSGADVTLATILIDPSETRHFGVVEIDRDGRITGFQEKPRVTTIRSPYNPAMVSGSMGVYIFNTDVLIPVLLKDAEDPESRHDFGHNILPRMVDDYKIYSFNFIDENKKEALYWRDVGTLDAYYEANMDLVSVSPVFNLYDRDWPMRTHQRQYPPAKFVFNEAGRTGTALDSVISAGCIISGGAVRNSVFSPDVRVNSFAEVDSSIVFSHVNIGRHCRIRRAIIDRDVHIPEGTVIGYDHEADRQRYFVTDTGITVVTRDYSLFESPVAVDYFTSE